From a single Sparus aurata chromosome 13, fSpaAur1.1, whole genome shotgun sequence genomic region:
- the LOC115594352 gene encoding dachshund homolog 2-like isoform X1 has protein sequence MAGTPLSRTSTPPSDSLFHSDPPYNAPNPASSPRLPGARLAGSFLSGGSGRVPVSVNGTSGGGGAAPPHTECKMVEVHGVKVASFTVNGVELICLPQVFELFLKHLVGGLHTVYTKLKRLDISPVVCTVEQVRVLRGLGAIQPGVNRCKLITRSDFETLYRDCTNASSRPGRPPKRTLGVATMTDGSRLLPHSLLNPALLSQTGVLCLFSTGLTAAAMAEALKLQKMRMMMGFHGNSDQQRHHNGERTMSPLENDDTGGSEGSWEKEQRLLSPPPSSVLAPPHGSASLHLNTLQQHSTLLANRLSDLPFMVMPHPLLPVGLPPASVAMAMNQMSQLSGLANMAAVSQVQREESKESPPGSPSPCPSPSDDELQPQELTSQSPSRASSSSSSSPPPPAHTPELDCDITEQENNVKKVLKEKDDSMLPLPLLKTTYEKLPLTSQPLSINHANPAFTPFLFAEGLSSMETLLTNIQGLLKVAVQSARSQDKQNQMERKELKLELERERGARQTLQRQLSSELQTRVSIQRRLKKEKKAKRKLQEALDFESRRREQVERAIKHSDSLTDAVIPESELENKQQENSAAQENRPFIKPPLLF, from the exons ATGGCGGGCACCCCCCTGTCCCGGACATCCACCCCGCCCTCCGACTCCCTCTTCCACTCCGACCCGCCCTACAACGCTCCAAACCCGGCCAGCTCCCCGCGGCTCCCCGGTGCTCGCCTTGCCGGATCTTTCCTGAGCGGTGGGAGCGGCAGAGTCCCGGTCAGTGTTAACGGGACGAGCGGCGGAGGCGGCGCCGCTCCTCCGCACACCGAGTGTAAGATGGTGGAAGTTCACGGCGTGAAAGTGGCTTCGTTCACGGTCAACGGCGTGGAGCTGATCTGCCTGCCGCAGGTGTTCGAGCTGTTCTTGAAGCACCTGGTGGGCGGACTGCACACCGTCTATACCAAGCTGAAGCGGCTGGACATCAGCCCGGTGGTGTGCACCGTGGAGCAGGTGCGCGTCCTGCGGGGGCTCGGAGCCATCCAGCCCGGAGTCAACCGCTGCAAGCTCATCACCAGGTCCGACTTCGAGACGCTGTACCGGGACTGCACCAACGCCAG CTCTCGACCAGGCCGTCCTCCGAAACGGACACTGGGCGTGGCCACGATGACTGACGGCTCTAGACTCCTCCCACATAGCTTGTTAAACCCTGCCCTACTGTCACAAACAG GTGtcctgtgtctcttctccacaggTCTGACGGCAGCTGCGATGGCCGAGGCTCTGAAGCTGCAaaagatgaggatgatgatgggtttccatggcaacagcgATCAGCAGCGCCATCACAATGGGGAGAGGACGATGTCACCATTGGAGAACGACGACACAG GAGGCAGCGAAGGATCCTGGGAGAAGGAGCagcgcctcctctctcctcctccctcctcggTTTTAGCGCCCCCTCATGGTTCTGCGTCTCTCCACCTCAACACTCTGCAACAACACAGCACACTATTGGCCAACC GTCTGTCAGACCTTCCTTTTATGGTCATGCCACACCCCCTCCTTCCTGTGGGCCTCCCTCCTGCTAGCGTTGCCATGGCAATGAACCAGATGAGTCAGCTGAGCGGTTTGGCAAACATGGCTGCAGTGTCACAGGTTCAAAGAGAAGAGAGCAAG GAGTCTCCTCCAGGAAGCCCCTCCCCCTGCCCCTCCCCCAGTGACGATGAACTCCAGCCTCAAGAACTAACCAGCCAGTCACCTTCTAGAgcatcttcatcatcctcatcctcacctcctcctccagcacatACGCCAGAGCTGG ACTGTGATATCACAGAACAAGAAAACAACGTGAAAAAGGTGTtgaaagaaaaag ATGACAGCATGttgcccctccccctcctcaaaACAACCTATGAGAAGCTGCCACTAACCTCTCAGCCGCTGTCCATCAACCACGCAAACCCCGCCTTCACTCCGTTCCTATTTGCTGAGGGTCTGTCGTCCATGGAGACACTACTGACTAACATACAG GGTCTCCTGAAAGTGGCGGTGCAGAGCGCTCGATCTCAGGACAAACAAAACCAGATGGAAAGGAAAGAGTTAAAGCtcgagctggagagagagagaggcgccCGGCAGACACTACAGAGACAGCTGAGCTCCGAACTACAGACCAGAG TGTCGATCCAGAGGAGgctgaagaaggagaagaaggcgaagaggaagctgcaggagGCGCTGGATTTTGAGTCAAGGAGAAGAGAGCAGGTAGAGAGAGCGATCAAACACTCGGACTCCCTCACAG ATGCAGTGATTCCTGAGAGCGAGCTGGAGAACAAACAGCAAGAAAACTCTGCAGCTCAAG AGAACCGACCGTTCATCAAACCTCCACTCCTCTTCTGA
- the ik gene encoding protein Red, which translates to MPETESYSNPLAPDGHEVEDHRAAAQSKLTNDDFRKLLMTPRATPSSAPPSKSRHHEMPRDYNEDEDPAARRRKKKSYYAKLRQQEMERERELAEKYRDRARERRDGVNKDYEETELISTTANYRAVGPTAEADKSAAEKRRQLIQESKFLGGDMEHTHLVKGLDFALLQKVRAEITSKEKEEEDMMEKVQKEAKKDIEPEEKIEFKTRLGRNIYRMVFRTGQVERNELFLPGRMAYVVDLDDEFTDTDIPTTLIRSKADCPSMEAQTTLTTNDIVISKLTQILSYLRQGTRHKKIKKKDKGKLDEKRAPEADLSIFDDVGDYILSTTSSSKPPKEKERHRDREREREREREDDSKSRRHSYFEKPRGDDHQVMEVDTGPGSVREQIKMINEKFAGAAGSQWPGQEPGSQRGSKEQLGDFFGGSNSYAECYPATMDDLAVDSDEEVDYSKMDQGNKKGPLGRWDFDTQEEYSDYMNNKEALPKAAFQYGIKMSEGRKTRRFKETNEKAELDRQWKKISAIIEKRKKMEADGVDVKRPKY; encoded by the exons ATGCCTGAAA CTGAGAGTTACTCCAACCCTCTGGCTCCTGATGGCCACGAGGTGGAAgaccacagagctgctgctca GTCCAAACTCACCAACGATGACTTCAGGAAGCTGCTCATGACGCCTCGGGCTACGCCTTCCTCAGCCCCGCCCTCCAAGTCCAGACACCATGA aATGCCAAGAGACTATAATGAAGATGAGGATCCTGCAgcgagaaggaggaagaagaagag CTACTATGCTAAGCTACGTCAGCAAGAGATGGAACGTGAGAGAGAGTTGGCCGAGAAATACAGGGACCGAGCTCGAGAGAGAAGAGATGGAGTCAACAAAGACTATGAAGAGACTGAGCTGATTAGCACCACAGCAAACTACAGAGCTGTGGGACCCACTGCTGAGGC AGATAaatctgcagcagagaaacGTCGTCAGTTGATCCAGGAGTCCAAGTTCTTGGGAGGTGACATGGAGCATACTCACTTGGTGAAAGGTCTGGACTTTGCGCTGTTGCAGAAG gtgagAGCTGAAATCACcagtaaagaaaaagaagaagaggatatGATGGAGAAAGTCCAGAAAGAGGCAAA GAAAGACATTGAGCCGGAGGAGAAGATCGAGTTTAAGACTCGTCTTG GTAGGAATATCTACCGTATGGTGTTCAGGACGGGCCAGGTGGAGAGGAACGAGCTCTTCCTGCCAGGCAGGATGGCATATGTGGTCGACTTGGACGATGAGTTCACTGACACCGACATCCCGACAACTCTGATCCGCAGCAAAGCTGACTGTCCAAGCATGGAG GCTCAAACGACTCTGACTACCAACGACATTGTGATCTCGAAGCTGACTCAGATCCTGTCTTACCTCAGACAGGGAACAAGACACAAGAAGATCAAGAAGAAGGACAAAG GTAAACTGGATGAGAAGAGGGCTCCTGAGGCtgatctgag TATCTTTGACGATGTAGGGGACTACATCCtgtccaccacctcctcctcaaaACCTcccaaagagaaagagagacaccGAGACAGAGAgcgtgagagagaaagagagcgagaggacGACAGCAAGAGCAGGAGACACAGCTACTTTGAGAAACCACGAGGAGACGATCACCAG gtgatggaggtggataCAG GTCCTGGATCAGTCAGAGAGCAGATCAAGATGATCAACGAGAAGTTTGCAGGAGCGGCAGGCAGCCAATGGCCGGGCCAGGAACC GGGTTCTCAGAGGGGCAGCAAAGAACAGCTGGGAGATTTCTTCGGAGGATCAAACTCTTACGCAGAGTGTTACCCTGCTAc gATGGATGACCTGGCTGTTGACAgtgatgaggaggtggactacAGTAAGATGGACCAG GGTAATAAAAAGGGCCCATTGGGTCGGTGGGACTTCGACACTCAGGAGGAATATTCAGACTACATGAACAACAAGGAGGCGCTGCCAAA GGCTGCCTTCCAGTACGGCATCAAGATGTCTGAAGGCAGAAAGACTAGGCGCTTCAAAGAGACCAATGAGAAGGCAGAACTGGACCGACAGTGGAAGAAGATCAGCGCG attattgagaagaggaagaagatggaggCTGACGG ggTGGACGTGAAGAGGCCCAAATACTGA
- the LOC115594352 gene encoding dachshund homolog 2-like isoform X2, with the protein MAGTPLSRTSTPPSDSLFHSDPPYNAPNPASSPRLPGARLAGSFLSGGSGRVPVSVNGTSGGGGAAPPHTECKMVEVHGVKVASFTVNGVELICLPQVFELFLKHLVGGLHTVYTKLKRLDISPVVCTVEQVRVLRGLGAIQPGVNRCKLITRSDFETLYRDCTNASSRPGRPPKRTLGVATMTDGSRLLPHSLLNPALLSQTGLTAAAMAEALKLQKMRMMMGFHGNSDQQRHHNGERTMSPLENDDTGGSEGSWEKEQRLLSPPPSSVLAPPHGSASLHLNTLQQHSTLLANRLSDLPFMVMPHPLLPVGLPPASVAMAMNQMSQLSGLANMAAVSQVQREESKESPPGSPSPCPSPSDDELQPQELTSQSPSRASSSSSSSPPPPAHTPELDCDITEQENNVKKVLKEKDDSMLPLPLLKTTYEKLPLTSQPLSINHANPAFTPFLFAEGLSSMETLLTNIQGLLKVAVQSARSQDKQNQMERKELKLELERERGARQTLQRQLSSELQTRVSIQRRLKKEKKAKRKLQEALDFESRRREQVERAIKHSDSLTDAVIPESELENKQQENSAAQENRPFIKPPLLF; encoded by the exons ATGGCGGGCACCCCCCTGTCCCGGACATCCACCCCGCCCTCCGACTCCCTCTTCCACTCCGACCCGCCCTACAACGCTCCAAACCCGGCCAGCTCCCCGCGGCTCCCCGGTGCTCGCCTTGCCGGATCTTTCCTGAGCGGTGGGAGCGGCAGAGTCCCGGTCAGTGTTAACGGGACGAGCGGCGGAGGCGGCGCCGCTCCTCCGCACACCGAGTGTAAGATGGTGGAAGTTCACGGCGTGAAAGTGGCTTCGTTCACGGTCAACGGCGTGGAGCTGATCTGCCTGCCGCAGGTGTTCGAGCTGTTCTTGAAGCACCTGGTGGGCGGACTGCACACCGTCTATACCAAGCTGAAGCGGCTGGACATCAGCCCGGTGGTGTGCACCGTGGAGCAGGTGCGCGTCCTGCGGGGGCTCGGAGCCATCCAGCCCGGAGTCAACCGCTGCAAGCTCATCACCAGGTCCGACTTCGAGACGCTGTACCGGGACTGCACCAACGCCAG CTCTCGACCAGGCCGTCCTCCGAAACGGACACTGGGCGTGGCCACGATGACTGACGGCTCTAGACTCCTCCCACATAGCTTGTTAAACCCTGCCCTACTGTCACAAACAG gTCTGACGGCAGCTGCGATGGCCGAGGCTCTGAAGCTGCAaaagatgaggatgatgatgggtttccatggcaacagcgATCAGCAGCGCCATCACAATGGGGAGAGGACGATGTCACCATTGGAGAACGACGACACAG GAGGCAGCGAAGGATCCTGGGAGAAGGAGCagcgcctcctctctcctcctccctcctcggTTTTAGCGCCCCCTCATGGTTCTGCGTCTCTCCACCTCAACACTCTGCAACAACACAGCACACTATTGGCCAACC GTCTGTCAGACCTTCCTTTTATGGTCATGCCACACCCCCTCCTTCCTGTGGGCCTCCCTCCTGCTAGCGTTGCCATGGCAATGAACCAGATGAGTCAGCTGAGCGGTTTGGCAAACATGGCTGCAGTGTCACAGGTTCAAAGAGAAGAGAGCAAG GAGTCTCCTCCAGGAAGCCCCTCCCCCTGCCCCTCCCCCAGTGACGATGAACTCCAGCCTCAAGAACTAACCAGCCAGTCACCTTCTAGAgcatcttcatcatcctcatcctcacctcctcctccagcacatACGCCAGAGCTGG ACTGTGATATCACAGAACAAGAAAACAACGTGAAAAAGGTGTtgaaagaaaaag ATGACAGCATGttgcccctccccctcctcaaaACAACCTATGAGAAGCTGCCACTAACCTCTCAGCCGCTGTCCATCAACCACGCAAACCCCGCCTTCACTCCGTTCCTATTTGCTGAGGGTCTGTCGTCCATGGAGACACTACTGACTAACATACAG GGTCTCCTGAAAGTGGCGGTGCAGAGCGCTCGATCTCAGGACAAACAAAACCAGATGGAAAGGAAAGAGTTAAAGCtcgagctggagagagagagaggcgccCGGCAGACACTACAGAGACAGCTGAGCTCCGAACTACAGACCAGAG TGTCGATCCAGAGGAGgctgaagaaggagaagaaggcgaagaggaagctgcaggagGCGCTGGATTTTGAGTCAAGGAGAAGAGAGCAGGTAGAGAGAGCGATCAAACACTCGGACTCCCTCACAG ATGCAGTGATTCCTGAGAGCGAGCTGGAGAACAAACAGCAAGAAAACTCTGCAGCTCAAG AGAACCGACCGTTCATCAAACCTCCACTCCTCTTCTGA
- the ndufa2 gene encoding NADH dehydrogenase [ubiquinone] 1 alpha subcomplex subunit 2 — MAAAAVRSLGSSLGRNLREIRVHLCQTSAASKGARDFVEQHYVSLKKSNPDFPILIRECSGVQARVWARYDFGKESSVMVDNMSADQVATALQTLAQSKP; from the exons ATGGCGGCTGCCGCAGTGAGGAGCCTGGGCTCCAGTTTGGGTAGAAACCTCCGTGAAATCCGCGTCCACCTCTGCCAGACCTCCGCGGCCAGTAAGGGGGCCAG AGATTTTGTGGAGCAGCACTATGTGAGTTTGAAGAAGTCCAACCCAGACTTCCCGATCCTGATCAGAGAATGTTCTGGTGTTCAGGCACGAGTCTGGGCCAGATATG aTTTTGGTAAAGAGAGCAGTGTCATGGTGGACAACATGTCAGCTGACCAGGTGGCCACAGCTCTACAGACTCTGGCTCAGTCCAAACCCTAa